Proteins from a single region of Phyllopteryx taeniolatus isolate TA_2022b chromosome 10, UOR_Ptae_1.2, whole genome shotgun sequence:
- the si:dkey-27i16.2 gene encoding regulator of cell cycle RGCC-like, with the protein MSSGVTSDLELELHDLLQEFQDVVKELQAAPQSSRHAYEHVLLEAKSRTALGDDSEVEDSDYSSEASLGNSLNASEEELHTAGLTLPPKAKLGDTRELESFIDVLDRELAEM; encoded by the exons ATGTCCTCAGGAGTGACTTCAG ACTTAGAGCTGGAGCTGCATGATTTGCTGCAAGAGTTCCAGGATGTGGTGAAGGAGCTGCAGGCCGCCCCTCAAAGCAGCCGCCATGCATACGAGCACGTGCTGCTGGAGGCCAAGAGTCGCACTGCACTGGGAGACGACAGCGAGGTTGAAGACTCTGATTACA GCAGTGAAGCATCTTTGGGGAACAGTTTGAACGCTAGCGAGGAGGAGCTGCACACAGCAGGCTTAACGCTGCCACCAAAAG CCAAGCTGGGAGACACAAGAGAGCTGGAGAGCTTTATTGATGTGTTGGACCGGGAACTTGCTG agaTGTGA
- the LOC133485284 gene encoding LOW QUALITY PROTEIN: myelin proteolipid protein-like (The sequence of the model RefSeq protein was modified relative to this genomic sequence to represent the inferred CDS: inserted 1 base in 1 codon; deleted 2 bases in 1 codon): MALSIVGGSWIDNTGRVGGFGAYRQWKSCXAGHKPSRPQRILADMGCYECCMGCLGGIPYCSLVATLLCFSGIALFCGCGHQALTETERLIETYFARNLQDYITLAYIIQYFQYVIYGLASFFFLYCIMLLAEGFYTTSVAKQTFGEFRSTMCGRCLSSTFIVMTYVLSLLWLLVFALSTLPVYFFYNMGATCHTIDVLTETPASINQLCVDARQYGLLPWNAVPGKACGITLSTVCKTREYRMTYDLYIAAFVGAGITLMALVHSSMQLAMNQENLRRLRCRAKKGGYDLHGQLLQDRGGMLCSPYPANLSDSS; the protein is encoded by the exons ATGGCTCTGTCCATTGTTGGGGGGAGTTGGATTGATAACACGGGG CGAGTTGGCGGATTCGGTGCATATCGTCAGTGGAAGAGCT AAGCAGGACACAAGCCCTCGCGTCCTCAACGCATCCTGGCAGACATGG GTTGCTATGAGTGCTGTATGGGTTGCCTGGGTGGGATACCATACTGCTCTCTGGTCGCCACACTGCTGTGCTTCTCTGGCATCGCCCTCTTCTGTGGATGTGGACACCAAGCACTCACAGAGACCGAAAGGCTCATCGAGACTTACTTTGCCCGTAACCTGCAGGATTACATCACCCTTGCTTACAT CATTCAGTATTTCCAGTACGTCATCTACGGCTTGGcctcttttttcttcctctaCTGCATCATGCTGCTGGCAGAAGGCTTTTACACCACCAGCGTTGCCAAGCAAACCTTTGGGGAGTTCCGGAGCACCATGTGTGGCCGCTGCCTCAGCTCCACG TTTATAGTGATGACATACGTGCTGTCTCTGCTGTGGCTGTTGGTGTTCGCCTTGTCGACTCTGCCCGTCTACTTCTTCTACAACATGGGTGCCACCTGCCACACCATCGACGTCTTGACCGAGACCCCGGCGAGCATCAACCAGCTGTGTGTGGATGCACGGCAATATG GGCTCCTGCCGTGGAACGCAGTGCCAGGAAAAGCTTGTGGAATAACTCTGTCTACAGTTTGCAAGACCAGGGAG TACCGAATGACCTACGACCTCTACATCGCTGCCTTCGTCGGCGCGGGCATCACGCTCATGGCTCTG GTGCACTCCTCCATGCAGCTGGCGATGAACCAGGAGAACCTGAGGAGGCTGAGGTGCAGGGCCAAGAAGGGAGGCTATGACCTGCATGGCCAACTTCTGCAGGATCGAGGAGGGATGCTGTGCTCCCCCTACCCTGCAAATTTATCTGACAGTTCCTGA